The following coding sequences lie in one Kribbella sp. NBC_00709 genomic window:
- a CDS encoding carbohydrate ABC transporter permease translates to MSIERLRTAVGHVVLMLGVLVSLFPFYWMVVMASNTTPDIFTYPPKLFIGSHLFENMGKVLDNIDFFGSMLLTLIASLGVTVLVLFFDSLAAFAFAKYDFPGRNVLFAILLATFMIPTQLSLVPQFVTLAEFGWIGSLKALIIPGAANAFGIFWMRQYAKGAIPDELISAAKVDGAGFFRQYLTVGLPVLRPGLAFLGIFTFINVWNDYLWPLIVMTDPNRLTLQVALDQLNGIYGTDYSMVMAGALMSVIPLIGVFLIGARSFIADLAAGAMKF, encoded by the coding sequence ATGTCCATTGAGCGCCTACGCACCGCCGTCGGCCACGTCGTGCTCATGCTCGGCGTCCTGGTCTCGCTGTTCCCCTTCTACTGGATGGTGGTGATGGCCTCCAACACCACCCCGGACATCTTCACCTATCCGCCGAAGCTCTTCATCGGATCCCATCTGTTCGAGAACATGGGCAAGGTGCTCGACAACATCGACTTCTTCGGCTCGATGCTGCTGACGCTGATCGCGTCGCTCGGTGTGACCGTGCTGGTGCTGTTCTTCGACTCGCTGGCCGCGTTCGCGTTCGCGAAGTACGACTTCCCCGGCCGGAACGTCCTGTTCGCGATCCTGCTCGCGACGTTCATGATCCCGACCCAGCTGTCGCTGGTGCCGCAGTTCGTCACGCTCGCCGAGTTCGGCTGGATCGGCTCGCTCAAGGCACTCATCATCCCCGGCGCCGCGAACGCGTTCGGGATCTTCTGGATGCGTCAGTACGCCAAGGGCGCGATCCCCGACGAGCTCATCTCCGCCGCCAAGGTCGACGGCGCGGGATTCTTCCGGCAGTACCTCACCGTCGGCCTGCCGGTCCTCCGGCCGGGTCTGGCCTTCCTCGGCATTTTCACGTTCATCAACGTCTGGAACGATTACCTCTGGCCGCTGATCGTGATGACGGATCCGAACCGCCTCACCCTGCAGGTCGCCCTCGACCAACTGAACGGCATCTACGGCACCGACTATTCAATGGTGATGGCCGGAGCCCTGATGAGCGTCATCCCCCTGATCGGCGTCTTCCTGATCGGCGCACGCTCCTTCATCGCCGATCTCGCGGCAGGCGCCATGAAGTTCTGA
- a CDS encoding carbohydrate ABC transporter permease — MAVTSKAVPTTVTASASAADKPPNKYKQALPQYAAVSPFFILFAIFGAFPVLFSIWISFHSWDGIGQMKWVGLEQYHYLLTDATFWKTIGNTLIIWVLSTVPMLLLALVIANALHNATRLRTFYRIAYFIPNVTSVVAITLVFGSIFSNNFGLLNAFLQSIGLGQVEWLTQPWGIKIAIATIVTWRWVGYNAIIYLAGLQAISADVYEAAKVDGASPRQTFWRITVPMMRPVILFTAVTSTIGGLQIFTESRVLFGDTSNIGGPGDAGLTIVSYLYQSAFIKNQFGYGAAIGWALFVLIVLFSIINWRLIGGSDDERLTRRAARRVERKIAAQNAKREATDVH, encoded by the coding sequence ATGGCTGTGACCAGCAAGGCTGTCCCGACCACGGTTACTGCGAGCGCTTCGGCGGCCGACAAGCCCCCGAACAAGTACAAGCAGGCGCTCCCGCAGTACGCCGCCGTCTCGCCGTTCTTCATCCTGTTCGCGATCTTCGGGGCGTTCCCGGTGCTGTTCTCGATCTGGATCTCGTTCCACTCCTGGGACGGCATCGGGCAGATGAAATGGGTCGGGCTGGAGCAGTACCACTACCTGCTCACCGACGCCACGTTCTGGAAGACGATCGGCAACACGCTGATCATCTGGGTGCTGTCCACCGTGCCGATGCTGCTGCTCGCGCTGGTGATCGCCAACGCGCTGCACAACGCGACCCGGCTCCGCACCTTCTACCGGATCGCCTACTTCATCCCGAACGTCACGTCCGTGGTCGCCATCACGCTCGTGTTCGGCTCGATCTTCAGCAACAACTTCGGCCTGCTGAACGCGTTCCTGCAATCGATCGGGCTCGGCCAGGTCGAATGGCTCACCCAGCCGTGGGGGATCAAGATCGCGATCGCCACCATCGTCACCTGGCGATGGGTCGGCTACAACGCGATCATCTACCTCGCCGGACTCCAGGCGATCTCGGCCGACGTGTACGAAGCCGCGAAAGTGGACGGCGCGAGTCCCCGCCAGACGTTCTGGCGGATCACCGTGCCGATGATGCGACCGGTCATCCTGTTCACCGCCGTCACCTCGACCATCGGCGGACTGCAGATCTTCACCGAGTCCCGCGTGCTGTTCGGTGACACCAGCAACATCGGCGGACCGGGCGACGCCGGCCTCACGATCGTGTCGTACCTGTACCAGAGCGCGTTCATCAAGAATCAGTTCGGGTACGGCGCCGCGATCGGCTGGGCCCTGTTCGTCCTGATCGTGCTGTTCAGCATCATCAACTGGCGGCTGATCGGCGGCAGCGACGACGAACGCCTGACCCGACGCGCCGCTCGGCGGGTGGAACGCAAGATCGCAGCCCAGAATGCCAAGAGGGAGGCCACAGATGTCCATTGA
- a CDS encoding ABC transporter substrate-binding protein: MTLSRRHFLAAGGSAAAAAAGLTGCGSRSSLGGSNELSMWTWVGSVNDGLIGQAEKAIPGYDGMKLSMTRIGSNYKTKVLTALAGKSLVPDIVAINDDVATYFPNADQFHDLNDLGAKELEKDFLPWKWKLGITSDGKMMAYPMDTGPTALFYRSDTFTKAGIDIDPAAVAGLAPDWDSYIQLGKKLKQAVPGSSITDNITGIYGYRMAQQPKRYMTSDGQYIGDQDHVRQAFDLAVRVVKEGLSANAQNSTDKNAVVTNGKLVAYNAAVWWAQLGPKNAAPKTKGLWRVTAPPGGAGNKGGSFLAITKYCKNPKAAFAFISWLESAKNQAQAFLDPVLFPSTPASYTDSRLSAPDPFFGGQQIVDFFADSAKKYPGAYFSPYDTIIDTPISSELVNVEAAGKDPDQAWADAQRQVERELTRAGAI; the protein is encoded by the coding sequence ATGACGTTGAGCAGAAGGCACTTCCTCGCGGCCGGCGGCTCCGCAGCCGCAGCCGCCGCGGGACTCACCGGCTGCGGCTCCCGCAGCTCACTGGGCGGATCGAACGAGCTCAGCATGTGGACCTGGGTCGGGTCGGTCAACGACGGCCTGATCGGTCAGGCGGAGAAGGCGATCCCGGGGTACGACGGCATGAAGCTGTCGATGACCCGGATCGGCAGCAACTACAAGACCAAGGTGCTGACCGCCCTGGCCGGGAAGTCGCTCGTCCCGGACATCGTCGCGATCAACGATGACGTCGCGACGTACTTCCCGAACGCCGACCAGTTCCACGACCTCAACGACCTCGGCGCCAAGGAGCTCGAGAAGGACTTCCTGCCCTGGAAGTGGAAGCTCGGGATCACGTCGGACGGCAAGATGATGGCCTACCCGATGGACACCGGTCCGACCGCGCTGTTCTACCGCAGCGACACCTTCACCAAGGCCGGGATCGACATCGACCCCGCCGCGGTCGCCGGGCTCGCACCCGACTGGGATTCCTACATCCAACTCGGCAAGAAGCTCAAGCAGGCCGTCCCGGGCTCGTCGATCACCGACAACATCACCGGCATCTACGGCTACCGGATGGCGCAGCAGCCCAAGCGCTACATGACGTCGGACGGGCAGTACATCGGCGATCAGGACCACGTCCGGCAGGCCTTCGACCTCGCCGTCCGGGTGGTCAAGGAAGGGCTGTCCGCCAACGCGCAGAACTCGACCGACAAGAACGCGGTCGTCACCAACGGCAAACTCGTGGCCTACAACGCGGCCGTGTGGTGGGCCCAGCTCGGGCCGAAGAACGCGGCGCCGAAGACCAAGGGACTCTGGCGGGTGACGGCGCCTCCTGGTGGCGCCGGCAACAAGGGCGGGTCCTTCCTGGCGATCACGAAGTACTGCAAGAACCCGAAGGCCGCGTTCGCGTTCATCAGCTGGCTGGAGTCGGCGAAGAACCAGGCGCAGGCCTTCCTCGACCCGGTCCTGTTCCCGTCGACGCCGGCCAGCTACACCGACTCCCGGCTGAGCGCGCCCGACCCGTTCTTCGGCGGGCAGCAGATCGTCGACTTCTTCGCGGACTCCGCCAAGAAGTACCCGGGCGCGTACTTCTCGCCCTACGACACGATCATCGACACGCCGATCAGCTCCGAGCTCGTCAACGTCGAGGCGGCCGGCAAGGACCCGGATCAGGCCTGGGCGGACGCGCAGCGCCAGGTGGAGCGCGAACTCACCCGAGCGGGGGCGATCTGA
- a CDS encoding HAD family hydrolase gives MMMRTVTAVLFDADGVIQRPSRDWWTQLGALVPGDREAFVADLMAAEKPSLVGKGDFRDAVADVLRRWNSPASVEEALEPWSWFAAEPGVVSLIASLRAAGVECHLATNQQAYRRAIMQDERGYGDWFDQTFYSCDLGLAKPDPAYFRAILGSLGVPASSVLFIDDNVANVAGASSVGLQAEHYDLSAGVPALADLLRRYELPVPA, from the coding sequence ATGATGATGCGAACCGTCACCGCCGTCCTCTTCGACGCCGACGGCGTGATCCAGCGCCCCAGCCGCGACTGGTGGACCCAGCTGGGCGCCCTCGTCCCCGGCGACCGAGAGGCATTCGTCGCAGACCTCATGGCGGCCGAGAAGCCGTCGCTGGTCGGCAAGGGCGACTTCCGCGACGCGGTGGCCGACGTACTGCGGCGGTGGAACTCGCCGGCGTCCGTCGAAGAGGCGCTCGAGCCGTGGAGCTGGTTCGCCGCGGAGCCCGGGGTGGTGTCGTTGATCGCTTCCTTGCGGGCGGCCGGCGTCGAGTGCCATCTCGCGACCAACCAGCAGGCGTACCGACGGGCGATCATGCAGGACGAGCGCGGGTACGGCGATTGGTTCGACCAGACGTTCTACTCGTGCGATCTCGGGCTGGCCAAGCCGGATCCGGCGTACTTCCGGGCCATCCTCGGGTCGCTGGGCGTGCCGGCTTCGTCGGTGCTGTTCATCGACGACAACGTCGCCAACGTGGCGGGTGCATCGAGCGTCGGGCTGCAGGCGGAGCACTATGACCTCTCGGCCGGCGTCCCCGCGCTGGCGGACCTGCTTCGCCGTTATGAACTGCCGGTTCCGGCCTGA